One genomic window of Rhinolophus ferrumequinum isolate MPI-CBG mRhiFer1 chromosome 23, mRhiFer1_v1.p, whole genome shotgun sequence includes the following:
- the SLC32A1 gene encoding vesicular inhibitory amino acid transporter, translating into MATLLRSKLSNVATSVSNKSQAKVSGVFARMGFQAATDEEAVGFAHCDDLDFEHRQGLQMDILKTEGEPCGEEGTEPPVEGDIHYQRGDGAPLPPSASKDQAVGAGGEFGGHDKPKITAWEAGWNVTNAIQGMFVLGLPYAILHGGYLGLFLIIFAAVVCCYTGKILIACLYEENEDGEVVRVRDSYVAIANACCAPRFPTLGGRVVNVAQIIELVMTCILYVVVSGNLMYNSFPGLPVSQKSWSIIATAVLLPCAFLKNLKAVSKFSLLCTLAHFVINILVIAYCLSRARDWAWEKVKFYIDVKKFPISIGIIVFSYTSQIFLPSLEGNMHHPSEFHCMMNWTHIAACVLKGLFALVAYLTWADETKEVITDNLPGSIRAVVNIFLVAKALLSYPLPFFAAVEVLEKSLFQEGSRAFFPACYGGDGRLKSWGLTLRCALVVFTLLMAIYVPHFALLMGLTGSLTGAGLCFLLPSLFHLRLLWRKLLWHQVFFDVAIFVIGGICSVSGFVHSLEGLIEAYRTNAED; encoded by the exons ATGGCCACCCTGCTCCGCAGCAAGCTGTCCAATGTGGCCACGTCCGTGTCCAACAAGTCCCAAGCCAAGGTGAGCGGCGTGTTCGCCAGGATGGGTTTTCAGGCGGCCACGGATGAAGAGGCGGTGGGCTTCGCGCACTGCGACGACCTCGACTTTGAGCACCGTCAAGGACTGCAGATGGACATCCTGAAAACCGAGGGCGAGCCTTGCGGGGAAGAGGGCACAGAACCGCCCGTCGAGGGAGACATCCATTACCAGCGCGGCGATGGGGCACCCCTGCCGCCCTCGGCTTCCAAGGACCAGGCCGTGGGGGCTGGTGGCGAGTTCGGGGGCCACGACAAACCCAAGATCACGGCGTGGGAGGCGGGCTGGAACGTGACCAACGCCATCCAG GGAATGTTCGTGCTGGGCCTGCCCTACGCCATCCTGCACGGCGGCTACCTGGGATTGTTCCTGATCATCTTCGCCGCCGTGGTGTGCTGCTACACTGGCAAGATCCTCATCGCATGCTTGTACGAGGAGAACGAGGACGGCGAGGTGGTGCGCGTGCGGGACTCGTACGTGGCCATCGCCAACGCGTGCTGCGCTCCGCGCTTCCCCACGTTGGGCGGCCGCGTGGTGAACGTGGCGCAGATCATCGAGCTGGTGATGACTTGCATCCTGTACGTGGTGGTGAGCGGCAACCTCATGTACAACAGCTTCCCGGGGCTACCCGTTTCGCAGAAGTCCTGGTCTATCATCGCCACGGCGGTGCTGCTGCCCTGCGCCTTCCTTAAGAATCTCAAGGCCGTGTCCAAATTCAGCCTGCTGTGCACTTTGGCTCACTTCGTCATCAACATCCTGGTCATCGCCTACTGCTTATCGCGAGCGCGCGACTGGGCCTGGGAGAAGGTCAAGTTCTATATCGACGTCAAGAAGTTTCCCATCTCCATTGGCATCATCGTGTTCAGCTATACGTCGCAAATCTTCCTGCCTTCGCTAGAGGGCAACATGCATCACCCCAGCGAGTTCCACTGCATGATGAACTGGACGCACATCGCCGCCTGCGTGCTCAAAGGCCTCTTCGCGCTCGTGGCCTACCTCACCTGGGCGGACGAGACCAAGGAGGTCATCACAGATAACTTGCCTGGCTCCATCCGCGCCGTGGTCAACATCTTCCTGGTGGCCAAGGCGCTGTTATCCTACCCGCTGCCCTTCTTCGCTGCTGTGGAGGTACTGGAGAAGTCGCTCTTCCAGGAAGGTAGCCGCGCCTTCTTCCCCGCCTGCTACGGCGGCGACGGCCGCCTCAAGTCCTGGGGGCTGACGCTGCGCTGCGCGCTGGTGGTCTTCACGCTGCTCATGGCCATCTATGTGCCGCACTTTGCGCTGCTCATGGGCCTCACCGGCAGCCTTACGGGCGCCGGCCTCTGCTTCCTGCTGCCCAGCCTCTTCCACCTGCGCCTGCTCTGGCGCAAGCTGCTGTGGCACCAAGTCTTCTTCGACGTCGCCATCTTCGTCATCGGCGGTATCTGCAGCGTGTCCGGCTTCGTGCACTCACTCGAGGGCCTCATCGAGGCCTACCGAACCAACGCGGAGGACTAG